Proteins encoded by one window of Lepeophtheirus salmonis chromosome 3, UVic_Lsal_1.4, whole genome shotgun sequence:
- the LOC121114468 gene encoding mitochondrial import inner membrane translocase subunit TIM14, with protein sequence MSNLVLIGLGLAGVGVLGRFASRALPSVSKKFEATVKSIETTNWANSKYYKGGFDSKMTKREAALILGVSPTAPPKKIKDSHKKIMLLNHPDKGGSPYLAAKINEAKDFLDK encoded by the coding sequence atgtcCAATTTAGTATTAATTGGCTTAGGACTTGCTGGAGTTGGAGTACTTGGTCGATTTGCTTCTAGGGCACTTCCTTCCGTTTCAAAGAAGTTTGAAGCCACAGTGAAATCCATCGAAACCACGAATTGGGCCAATTCCAAGTACTATAAAGGAGGATTCGATTCCAAGATGACGAAACGTGAAGCTGCATTAATCCTGGGTGTAAGTCCTACTGCcccacctaaaaaaataaaggattctCATAAGAAGATCATGCTCCTTAACCATCCGGATAAAGGAGGATCTCCATATCTTGCTGCTAAAATCAACGAAGCCAAAGACTTTCtggataaataa
- the Pif1 gene encoding ATP-dependent DNA helicase PIF1, with amino-acid sequence MTSSRKELEFPRLRATVRIEKNSNSETLKDASISLQRNEFRDLILRFETNKVSRKFPISPKNITVHRKFASEGKATIKLLDLKTVALVSNAPPRQLILFLKSFSSKLVASQGVAKSRERALASLLPNSLTDISPITLTDAQNLKKSGSSLPGATPDTPKSTRRRISPLLTPEQREVISVVSSGLNLFFTGGAGTGKSFIIRKIIGSLPPETTYVTASTGVAAHQIGGTTLHSFSGIPNYSVDVHKVAAQAEKKRGAAWRKCKILIIDEISMVDGRYFETLEAVARIIRNSDKPFGGIQLVLTGDFLQLPPVNESKGKSVFCFESPVWDKCVKKVVELTTVKRQSDPGFISLLNNLRFGKCTSMITKTLIETGKKAFDTSDGICATRLCTHSADVDTINRLELKKLKNPSRIFKAIDTGSSAALSLVEKEIELKIGAQVMLTKNISVSEGLVNGARGVVTQFEDTTGNPMIKFKSCGERRVTFEKWNYKCPSSGSLQTRQQLPLRLAWAFSIHKSQGMTLDFVQVSLSKVFEAGQAYVALSRAKDFSSLRVLNFHSSCVRADPRVVRFYRNLKLMTPVPI; translated from the coding sequence ATGACATCCAGTAGGAAAGAGTTGGAGTTTCCTCGTCTTCGAGCCACCGTACGTATTGAGAAAAACAGCAACAGCGAAACCCTTAAAGATGCTTCGATATCCTTACAAAGAAACGAATTTCGGGACTTGATCCTTCGCTTTGAAACGAACAAAGTCTCACGGAAATTTCCGATATCTCCTAAAAATATCACTGTTCACCGAAAGTTCGCTTCGGAAGGAAAGGCTACCATCAAATTATTAGATCTTAAAACAGTAGCGTTGGTCTCCAATGCTCCTCCTCGGCAGTTGATCCTATTTCTCAAGTCCTTCTCATCCAAACTTGTGGCGTCCCAAGGCGTAGCTAAAAGTCGTGAGCGTGCACTGGCATCCCTTCTCCCAAACTCACTTACGGACATTAGCCCTATTACTCTCACAGATgctcaaaatctaaaaaaatcggGAAGTTCCCTCCCCGGAGCCACACCAGATACTCCCAAGTCAACAAGGAGACGAATCTCACCTCTTCTGACCCCAGAACAACGGGAAGTTATTTCAGTGGTCTCCTCCGgactaaatttgtttttcacaGGGGGTGCAGGAACGGGTAAAAGCTTCATCATTAGGAAGATCATTGGTTCACTCCCTCCGGAGACAACCTATGTCACAGCTAGCACAGGGGTTGCAGCCCATCAAATCGGAGGAACTACTCTTCATTCCTTTTCAGGAATCCCTAATTACTCAGTTGATGTGCACAAGGTTGCTGCTCAAGCTGAAAAAAAGAGGGGAGCTGCGTGGCGAAAGTGTAAAATTCTTATTATAGATGAGATATCCATGGTAGATGGAAGATACTTTGAGACACTCGAGGCCGTTGCTCGAATTATTCGCAATAGTGATAAACCCTTTGGTGGAATACAGCTTGTCCTGACGGGGGATTTCTTGCAGCTACCTCCTGTAAATGAATCCAAGGGGAAAtctgtattttgttttgaaagtcCTGTCTGGGACAAATGTGTGAAAAAAGTGGTTGAACTGACGACAGTAAAAAGACAGTCAGATCCTGGATTTATATCTCTACTCAATAATCTACGATTTGGAAAATGCACGAGCATGATCACTAAAACTCTAATAGAAACTGGAAAGAAAGCATTCGATACAAGTGATGGTATATGTGCCACTCGTCTTTGCACTCATTCTGCTGATGTAGACACCATAAATCGACTTGAGCTCAAGAAACTAAAGAATCCAAGTAGGATATTCAAAGCTATAGACACCGGATCCAGTGCCGCATTGAGCCTTGTCGAAAAAGAAATTGAGCTGAAGATTGGAGCTCAAGTCatgctcacaaaaaatattagtgtatCTGAAGGACTTGTTAACGGCGCACGGGGTGTCGTTACTCAATTCGAGGACACAACTGGAAATCCTATGATCAAGTTTAAGTCTTGTGGAGAAAGAAGGGTGACTTTTGaaaaatggaattataaatGCCCCAGTAGTGGTTCCCTTCAAACTCGTCAACAATTACCACTCCGTTTGGCTTGGGCCTTCTCCATCCACAAATCGCAGGGAATGACCCTTGATTTTGTGCAAGTGTCTTTGTCTAAGGTTTTTGAAGCTGGTCAAGCGTATGTTGCATTGTCAAGAGCTAAAGATTTTAGCTCTTTAAGAGTTCTAAATTTTCATTCTAGTTGTGTTCGAGCAGACCCCAGAGTAGTCCGGTTTTATAGGAATCTAAAACTTATGACACCGGTTcctatttaa